One genomic region from Campylobacter concisus encodes:
- a CDS encoding flavin reductase — MHKGLNRQGFYYGFPVLLATTKDKNANDDITVLSSSWTLGNTVVLGIGIENQGFKNIKNGSDITLNLCDESLLKAVQKMEKLTGDSNVPEEKKNLGYTYEHDKFKVANLSKEPGIKVKTVRIKECKIQIETVVEKIELKEWFSIVTCKITGIFVDENLLKDEKIDTQKWHPLIYKFKEYVGTCERLGLNFGFKEI; from the coding sequence ATGCATAAAGGGTTAAACAGACAAGGTTTTTACTACGGCTTTCCGGTTTTGCTGGCTACCACAAAAGATAAAAACGCAAACGATGATATCACGGTGCTTTCATCTTCTTGGACGTTAGGAAATACAGTAGTGCTTGGCATAGGCATTGAAAATCAAGGCTTTAAAAATATCAAAAATGGTTCAGATATCACGCTAAATTTATGTGATGAGAGTCTGCTAAAAGCTGTGCAAAAAATGGAAAAACTAACTGGTGATAGTAACGTGCCAGAAGAAAAAAAGAATCTTGGCTACACCTACGAGCACGACAAATTTAAGGTGGCAAATCTCAGCAAAGAACCTGGCATAAAAGTAAAAACCGTCAGGATAAAAGAGTGCAAGATACAGATAGAAACGGTTGTAGAAAAGATAGAGTTAAAAGAGTGGTTTAGCATAGTTACTTGCAAGATTACAGGCATTTTTGTAGATGAAAATTTACTAAAAGATGAAAAGATAGATACGCAAAAATGGCATCCATTAATCTATAAATTTAAAGAATATGTCGGCACTTGCGAGCGTTTAGGATTAAATTTTGGATTTAAAGAGATTTGA
- a CDS encoding FixH family protein, with product MDKKTFWPYAIVLSFIAIIIACAVTIIIALKHPVEMDSSYMQSYQNVDENITFIKESEKRFDEKFDLKFEPNFNALNAKFKFHLTPKKGEISALKYEILLTRPQTNKENKILRASWQENDLVSEETSLKEGRWQLLLRLSDTNDTRYYKFDLNVTK from the coding sequence ATGGATAAAAAAACTTTTTGGCCTTATGCTATTGTGCTTAGCTTCATTGCTATCATTATCGCTTGCGCAGTAACGATCATCATAGCACTAAAACATCCAGTTGAGATGGATAGCTCCTATATGCAAAGCTACCAAAATGTCGATGAAAATATAACCTTTATCAAAGAGAGTGAAAAACGCTTTGATGAGAAATTTGATCTAAAATTTGAGCCAAATTTTAATGCCCTAAATGCTAAGTTTAAATTTCATCTAACTCCAAAAAAAGGAGAAATTTCAGCTTTAAAATATGAAATTTTACTCACTCGCCCACAGACAAATAAAGAAAATAAAATTTTAAGAGCTTCATGGCAAGAAAATGATCTAGTAAGCGAAGAAACAAGTCTAAAAGAAGGTAGATGGCAGCTACTTTTAAGGCTAAGTGACACTAATGATACAAGGTATTATAAATTTGACCTTAATGTCACAAAATGA
- a CDS encoding DUF4006 family protein, producing MENKNRNIFALNGISGYLVAVLLLLSILGVLTYIGIGLQKDVATKPYSLKDASSIEMKSVDNAKHVIIKE from the coding sequence ATGGAAAATAAAAATAGAAATATCTTTGCTTTAAATGGTATTAGCGGTTATTTGGTGGCAGTTTTGCTTTTGCTATCTATCCTTGGCGTACTTACTTATATTGGTATTGGCTTGCAAAAAGATGTAGCAACCAAACCTTACTCATTAAAAGATGCAAGCAGCATTGAGATGAAGAGCGTTGATAACGCTAAACACGTCATTATAAAGGAGTAG
- a CDS encoding cbb3-type cytochrome c oxidase N-terminal domain-containing protein: protein MQWLNLEDNINLLALIGAILIIVLTVVVAGKYVGQMKVKKDESVELSEHNWDGIGEYKNPVPFGWAVVFLLTLVWAIWYYLLGYPLNSYSQIGEYNKEVKEANAKFEKEYANPSKETLHAMGESVFLVQCSACHGITGDGIGGKAANLQIWGSEQGIVDTILNGSKGLDYPMGEMPAGLADADGAKAIAAYVAKEISAIKSTKNENLVAMGKELYAACAACHGDDGKGMDGMSADLSKYGSSEFIVDVLNRGKNGNIGVMPKFNDGRLNEIQQKAVGEYVISLSKGE, encoded by the coding sequence ATGCAATGGCTAAATTTAGAAGATAATATAAATTTACTTGCGTTAATAGGTGCCATCTTAATTATCGTACTAACTGTCGTTGTAGCTGGCAAGTATGTTGGTCAAATGAAAGTTAAAAAGGATGAAAGCGTAGAGCTTAGCGAGCACAACTGGGATGGGATAGGCGAGTATAAAAATCCAGTTCCATTTGGTTGGGCGGTAGTTTTTTTACTAACGCTTGTTTGGGCGATTTGGTATTATTTACTTGGTTATCCACTAAATTCTTACTCACAAATCGGTGAATATAATAAAGAAGTAAAAGAGGCAAACGCTAAATTTGAAAAAGAGTATGCAAACCCAAGCAAAGAAACGCTTCATGCTATGGGAGAGAGCGTATTTTTAGTGCAATGCTCAGCATGTCATGGCATCACAGGCGATGGCATTGGTGGCAAAGCTGCAAATTTACAAATTTGGGGTAGCGAACAAGGAATAGTCGATACGATACTAAATGGCTCAAAAGGGCTTGATTATCCTATGGGTGAGATGCCAGCAGGGTTAGCTGATGCTGATGGAGCAAAGGCTATCGCAGCTTATGTTGCAAAAGAGATAAGTGCTATAAAAAGTACAAAAAACGAAAATTTAGTAGCTATGGGAAAAGAGCTTTACGCAGCTTGTGCAGCTTGTCACGGAGATGATGGCAAAGGCATGGATGGTATGTCGGCTGATCTTAGTAAATATGGTTCAAGTGAGTTCATCGTAGATGTACTAAATCGTGGTAAAAACGGCAACATCGGTGTTATGCCTAAATTTAATGATGGCAGACTAAATGAGATACAACAAAAAGCAGTTGGCGAATATGTCATATCGCTATCAAAGGGCGAATAA
- a CDS encoding cytochrome c oxidase, cbb3-type, CcoQ subunit, with protein sequence MDIRELQAYGYFILTAFLAITLYAYFFHLYKSEKQGRRNYEKYSRLALDDEIGSKILEQKATKESVCNG encoded by the coding sequence ATGGATATTAGAGAACTTCAAGCTTATGGCTATTTTATTTTGACAGCATTCTTAGCTATCACTTTGTATGCTTATTTTTTTCATCTTTACAAAAGTGAAAAGCAAGGTAGAAGAAATTATGAGAAGTATTCAAGATTAGCCCTAGATGATGAGATCGGTAGTAAAATTTTAGAGCAAAAGGCTACAAAGGAGAGCGTATGCAATGGCTAA
- the ccoO gene encoding cytochrome-c oxidase, cbb3-type subunit II, which yields MFAWLEKNPFFFAVCVFIVIAYAGVVEILPDFANRARPLEGTKPYTVLELAGKNIYIQNGCNTCHSQMIRPFKAETDRYGMYSLSGEFAYDRPHLWGSKRTGPDLMRVGNYRTTDWHENHMLNPASVVPGSIMPAYPFLFKKNADIETAYAEALTVKKVFNTPYDEKDMPALGTFEQANANVKEQAASIVESMKDEQVKSAFAKGEIRQIVALIAYLNSLK from the coding sequence ATGTTTGCTTGGTTAGAAAAAAATCCATTCTTTTTTGCAGTTTGCGTATTTATCGTCATAGCCTATGCTGGCGTAGTAGAAATTTTACCTGACTTTGCAAATAGAGCTAGGCCACTTGAGGGTACAAAACCTTATACGGTTTTAGAGCTTGCTGGAAAAAATATATATATACAAAATGGTTGCAACACCTGCCACTCACAGATGATACGTCCGTTTAAAGCTGAGACTGATAGATATGGCATGTATTCGCTAAGTGGCGAATTTGCTTATGATCGTCCGCATCTTTGGGGTTCAAAAAGAACTGGTCCAGATCTTATGCGTGTGGGCAATTATAGAACGACAGATTGGCATGAAAATCATATGTTAAACCCAGCCTCTGTTGTGCCAGGTTCGATCATGCCAGCATATCCATTTTTGTTTAAGAAAAATGCTGATATAGAGACTGCTTACGCTGAAGCACTAACTGTTAAAAAGGTTTTTAACACACCTTATGATGAGAAAGATATGCCAGCTCTTGGTACTTTTGAGCAAGCAAATGCTAACGTGAAAGAGCAGGCTGCAAGTATCGTTGAAAGTATGAAAGACGAGCAAGTAAAAAGTGCCTTTGCAAAGGGTGAAATTCGCCAGATTGTGGCACTTATCGCCTATCTAAATAGCCTAAAATAG